The window TTATACCGACAAGATGTCGGAAACTAAAGTCCGGAAAACACCAGAACCTAAACCAACAAGAAGTTGGAGAACTCCATTttatttgaagaaaacaaaaaactgagTTTCTCTCTCTGAAAGATCTGGAGAGagttaagagagagaaaactttGTTCGAGCTGTATATAGGTTGAACTCATTTATATAAAGTCTTTTAATGTTACTTAGCTTCTTGACAAGGAAAAATGCTACATGTATACAGATTCTGTTTCTGCACTAATCTTTTTGAAAGTTGGATAAGGAATGCAAAAACCCTGTTCTGCACAAATCTTTTTCGTTGTTATCTACAACGAAGAAAGTTTGAGACTCGCCGATCCTAATAATGGAAAAACATGGTTCATGCTTAAGACAAATTATTTATGGATTAATCTTGAGTTGTCTCTTGTGTTAACTATGACCTAACCTTTCTTTACTGCAAATGAACCATGGCTCTAAttcagagaaacaaaacataaaacaagcTTAAAACAATGTTCTTTATGAAAATGGAGGAGGAACTCTGCTCATTTTAAACAAAGCACAAAAAGAGTCACTAAATTCGCTTCTGACTTCACATCCAGAGTCAAGTAAGCCCAAAGCCGTACAGTAACATCAGTTAGACAAGATATAGTTGCATTGGATCAGTAGACTCCATTGAAAAATGCTAGGCTCTTAGGAACTCCTGGCTCTGTTCCTGAACGTCGGAAGATGATCTTACCTCAACTTGGTAGGTGAAACACTTCTCTATTCGAGAGCCTTGGCTTTCTCTTTACTGATTGTCCCTGCATAAGGCCACGCCAGAGCTGGGAATGTCTATATGTTTGCTCAACTAACCTACATTGTAATGGCGTGCCTATCTTCAAATGTTAAATTAGCTGTCAACTCAACAACTGACAAAATGGATGCGCTTTGTTCATCAGCCAAAGTAAGAACAGAGCTGATTGACATGGGAAATGCTGAATGACACCGATGTGATAGATCATGAGAGCAACATTCCATGTCCATGCAGTGAAACGAAGTTCATGAAAGGCCTCTGGAAGTTATCATGTTATGATCTAATGTAATGTTATGTTATATCAAGCTAACATAGCAAATGGAGTTTCATTAGGATAAATCGATCATGAGAGTAACATCCCATGTCCATGCAGTGACACGAACCTGATGAGAGGCCTCTGGATGTTATCATGTTATGATCTAATGTaatgttatgttattttctaTAGCAATTGGGGTTTCATCGGGATGAATCGATCAGAATGATGAAAATGAATCCCACAAAGTGATGTGTCAACGCCGtaataagataaataaatggCAAACCAAACTCCTACAGAATCAAAACAATCATCAAAAACCACACTGCGAATGCATGTAGCAAAGCTAATAGGAACTGAAACATGTTATGTTGATGAGGTCACACTATATGCATCCATCACATGACAAAGAAGCAATGCTAATGCTTAAAAATGTCGAGAATGAAAATGGATGCAATGCGGACTGCCAGCAACATGCATCCTATTCGTGCAGTTGTTGCGAGATAAAGAAGAGAGTACGTCCCCCTTCAAGGCCTACTGATATGTCAGAGCTCCTTGGGCTCCATTTGCATTCGGAGAAGGATAGAAAGAATAGCCGCCACCTTCCTTTCTCTTCCCATATGGATTCTTTGAATATGTATCATTGggttaagaagaaacaaagagaaaagaaaaaaaagaactggGCATATTGGAATATAAAAACAAGTAGAGAGAGTGAGTATGTAAAGGATATTGGATCCTCATGCCAACTGAACCAGAACTTGGAATGACAGCACCTTGCAAATTATGATGAACATTTGTGGCACTATTGACATCCTGCAAGTCCAGATAGAACAATTTAACAATATGCTAGAAGAATATTGTCTGGCAAGTATACCCACAGATGGTGAAGGTTTCAGAATTAACCTCGAATTCAATAAAGCAAACTGTATGCCTTTCTTGTCTCAGAATCTTCATTTGTTTGAAACCAGGTTGCCTGCAAAATGAAAGTACAACTTACCACATAAATCTTAACAACACACTGATACAAAAGAGCAAAGATCTCAAGGAAAGCAATGGACAGGAGGAGTGTCACTAAAGCAAACAGATACTCACGCGCTCAAGAGGCTTCTCAATTCTTCTTCGTTTATATTCTCCCCAAGATTACCAATAAATAGGGTATTGCAAGGTGGATTATCCTTAATATTCTGCaattgaaaaaatagaaaacagcaTGAGACATATATCAGTTAGATATACATCAAACTGGgaacaaattttatcaaacaatCAGAAACTTCAGTACACAATGCATTAAATTAGGTCACAACTATTGTTCCACAACACAATTGCCAGAGGTATAGCATGTGAGCTAATCAGAATGAACTTCGAGTTTGTAAATATTAGGCAAGGATAGGCAAGTACAACATGGATTCCGGGTAGATTATagcaaaaactataaataaaatgatgaaaaaatagCAGCTTTACCTGGACAGGCACATATGAACTAGGAGCTGCTATAGGTGCGGGCGCAGGCATTGGTACAGGGGGAGCATGATAACCTGCATAAGGATCATATGGTGGAGGTGCAGGTGCCATATACCTGAACCAAATTTTATCTTGTTGTCAACTAAGCAATTTAACAGAAAAAAGTGTCCCAAATACACATCGTTCAGTTTCTACACGGCATCTGAAAtacgaaagagaagaaaaggccTCACCCATGAGGAGGTCCCCACACTGGAGGAGGTGGAGGGTGGAAAGGAGATGGACTATACACAGAATGTGTGCAATCACCTCCAGTTCGTAGGCGCTTACTTTGATCATAAGCATTTGACTCCCCAACAATTCCTACACAATAACAAATCGAGTTCAAAGGTGAGAATATTACCAATGGAAGTAAGAAACAAGATAAAAGGGGAGAACGTAATGAGATCCTCATATAAATGcacaaaaactgaatcaaacatTGTTTCAGTAACATGACCGATGCTAAGATAGAGCTAACCTCTTTTAACAAAGAGATTCTTCTTGGCCATCTCTGTATGTATCACAGACTTCGAGTCAGCATCAAACACCATATGCtacatggcaaaaaaaaaaaaacaatataagtcACAAAGTGAAAAGGCAAAAAAGGAGTTGAGTCAATCAATGATAAGAAGCAGAGAGACCTGAAGGGTATCTTTGGCTGCCATTGCAAACTGAGCAGTGGAGAAAAGAGCAAAACCCATAGGCTTTTCTCCCTTGAAATTCACCTGAGAAGCCTCGTAACCAGGCAACCACCTTAAGAGATtcagaagctctctctcttttacatCATCAGGAAGCCCTGCTATGAAGATTGTTCGAAGCTGAAACAACAGATTCAAAATCAGAAAACTCCAACTACATAACTGCTAAGAACTTTCTCGACAGCACATCACAAGAATCACCGATatgtagagagagaaagagagagggagagggagagagggagagagttgTAACCTCGTCATAAGGAGGACGATTATGGTTGTCAACTAaaacaggaggaggaggatgatggtGATGGACGGGCGGGGGATGTGGTGGAGCAGCTGAGGAGACTGCGGCGGGCGGAGGCGGTGCCCCTGCCGGTGGCCATTGCTGGTGGTAAGGGTGGATTCCGGTGCCGGCCATGAGATCGAAACCCTAATTAAcgagatatagagagagagagattctaaatatttttctgCGGAGAGAAGAATCGACGACGGCGCATAGTTGGCAAACTTATTTTAAGTCACATGCTCCGCACGTGCAACTTTTNtttttttttttttttttttttctgtatttttagttggcaaaaatatatttttgggacTCACTCACACGGCAAACCATATCAAGGACCTTTACACTCGATTAGGCTTGCGAGTTTCGATTCTTCGGGTCAGTTCAGTTAAGTTTCCCGTTTTATTTGGGTTTTCTAAAATTTGTCGAATTTAACTGAAAAATGTTTGGTTAGTTTAGTTAACTATTTTACCATCAATATAAAGTAAATTCGGGTAAAGCGGTACGATTCGGTTACAAGGTCCGATGATTTGgataaaattaattacaaaaaaaatgagattcTTTTTTgaatacaacacaaacaacGCTTTGGCCATAAAatgcatatacatatacagtagaacctctataaattaatatttaataaattaataatctctacaaattaataaatttctccggtcCTAAATTAGGACTAATGTAATTTTGGACattattcgataaaataataaattaattatttttttaaaagtcctatgtaaaaatatggtcccatcaatatcataaattaataatcaaataaactagtatatatatatataagaatatttagtgaaatatgaatatattgttgtttgtttgttcttgaatttgcattcttgttggagagcatctctaatctttctgactgcatcaaaaacttctggtgttgtcttctcaaatcgcatccaaaaattgtagagagTTCTTGACGCGATAATTGCTTCCTGATGTGTAACTGGTTTTAAAGGTATCGtcatatcttcttcaacttcatcatcaccttgaaAAGTAGTAGcatcaatttcttctaaactctaaatttcTGATAAAtcctctttataaattaatattttcttaacttatcgataaagtaataattattaatttattgataaattaaaatctctataaattaataaaattttgtgatcccgactttattaatttatagaggttctattgTATAACAACGGTAGTCCGTAGAGAACGATACGAGTGTTATGGAGAGAAATGATGGTGATTGGAAGAGCTAGAGAGAATAAAAAGTCAAAACCGTCGACAACGATTTAGATGCGAAAATATATGTCAATTAGAAAGAAACTTAAAATATCACCACCgataggttttttaaaaaagaaaacctttCAAGCGCCCATTAAAATATGAACAGCATAATCCAAAATCCAATTAATATAGCATATCGTAacctgatttttgttttttttatatagttacttGCTACATTATTAATGCTTATCAACTgcatttaaactttttttaattctgCTTTTAACAACTCCTTCTCCGGAAgaggtgaacaaaaaaaacctaatgtATGATCATGCTGCCGTTAGCAATGTGTCaagaccaaaaccaaaacaaattagCAATGTGAAGTGTGCGAacctaatattaataataaattagctATTTTAAGTCATATTGTTGTATTAACTAATTAAACCAAATCCCCTAGGGgccaaattatataaaatacacaaGACCAAGacgaaaaacaaagaaaaaacatggtTAACGTGTGACAACACAGAGCCACACAAGTGCTTCCAAAAACGCCGCGAGTGTCTCCCACACTCATTCTTTGAGCGCGTTAGATACCTATATCCTCGATATTGTTGtctctcctctttttcttcacaatctcttctcttcttctaacgaagcttcttcttccttctcctcctcttgatTCTTCATTTGATCTTTTccaacgacgacgacgattcAAACTACAAACCCTAGACGAAGACAAACTcatcaaatataataaacatcCGATTCCTCTCTGctgaaaatcaaaaaaaaaaaaaaaaaaaatgaaaccgaTTCAATCGCCTCTTCCTGGAGTGAAGAACCGTTTACGCAAACGTCCTGACTTAAGCTTACCACTCCCACAACGTGACGTCGCTCTCGCCGTACCTCTCCCTCTCCCACctccctcttcctcttcctccgctCCGGCGTCTTCATCCGCCATCTCAACAAACATCTCCGCCGCCAGAAGCTTATCCGAGCTAGAACGCGTAAACAGAATCGGAAGCGGAGCCGGAGGAACGGTTTACAAAGTAATCCACCGTCCTTCATCGCTCCCTTTCGCTCTCAAAGTGATATACGGGAACCACGAAGACACCGTGAGACGCCAGATCTGTAGAGAGATCGAGATCTTGCGGAGTGTGGATCACCCAAACGTTGTGAAATGTCACAACATGTTTGATCACAACGGCGAGATCCA is drawn from Camelina sativa cultivar DH55 chromosome 1, Cs, whole genome shotgun sequence and contains these coding sequences:
- the LOC104786269 gene encoding U1 small nuclear ribonucleoprotein A; this translates as MAGTGIHPYHQQWPPAGAPPPPAAVSSAAPPHPPPVHHHHPPPPVLVDNHNRPPYDELRTIFIAGLPDDVKERELLNLLRWLPGYEASQVNFKGEKPMGFALFSTAQFAMAAKDTLQHMVFDADSKSVIHTEMAKKNLFVKRGIVGESNAYDQSKRLRTGGDCTHSVYSPSPFHPPPPPVWGPPHGYMAPAPPPYDPYAGYHAPPVPMPAPAPIAAPSSYVPVQNIKDNPPCNTLFIGNLGENINEEELRSLLSAQPGFKQMKILRQERHTVCFIEFEDVNSATNVHHNLQGAVIPSSGSVGMRIQYSKNPYGKRKEGGGYSFYPSPNANGAQGALTYQ